One genomic region from Streptomyces sp. NBC_01431 encodes:
- a CDS encoding response regulator transcription factor, producing MTIRVVVADDQELVRSGFALILDVQPDIEVVAEVGDGAQAVDAVRRLAPDVALLDIRMPHLDGIEACRVISAASACRTVMLTTFDSDEYVYEALHAGASGFLLKDVRRDDLVHAVRVVAAGDALLAPSVTRRLVTEYTSRPAAPVPSGRLGVLTARERETLLLLGRGLSNAEIAGELTVSEHTVKTHVGNVLAKLGLRDRVQAVICAYETGLISAGSPS from the coding sequence ATGACGATCCGTGTGGTGGTGGCCGACGACCAGGAGCTGGTGCGCAGCGGCTTCGCCCTGATCCTGGACGTGCAGCCGGACATCGAGGTGGTCGCGGAGGTGGGAGACGGCGCCCAAGCCGTCGACGCCGTACGCCGGTTGGCGCCCGATGTGGCGCTGCTCGACATCCGGATGCCGCACCTGGACGGCATCGAGGCGTGCCGGGTGATCAGCGCGGCGAGCGCCTGCCGCACCGTGATGCTGACGACCTTCGACTCGGACGAGTACGTGTACGAGGCGCTGCACGCCGGGGCGAGCGGCTTCCTCCTCAAGGACGTCCGGCGGGACGATCTGGTGCACGCGGTACGGGTGGTGGCGGCCGGTGACGCGCTGCTCGCGCCGTCGGTGACGCGGCGATTGGTCACCGAGTACACCTCAAGGCCCGCCGCACCGGTCCCCTCCGGCCGCCTCGGCGTCCTGACCGCCCGCGAACGCGAAACGCTGCTCCTGCTCGGCCGGGGCCTGTCCAACGCCGAGATCGCGGGCGAACTGACGGTCTCCGAGCACACGGTGAAGACGCACGTGGGCAATGTGCTGGCGAAGCTGGGCCTGCGCGATCGCGTCCAGGCGGTGATCTGCGCGTACGAGACGGGGCTGATCTCGGCGGGTTCCCCTTCGTGA
- a CDS encoding glycerophosphodiester phosphodiesterase — protein MRTVTVVGHRGDPYRVRENTLASIASALERGADAVEIDVRPTRDGVPVLLHDGTLKRLWYFDRPLGALPYEEVREVSGGGIPTLREALTVAGPHRLMIDLPGATEESVREVVGTVGECGAGERVYYCAGPLAMLRVRAADPGAEIALSWTSPVPPRPVLIDAVRPRWLNYRFGLVSSELVERIHRDGMLVSAWTADTGRTMRRLIERGVDSITTNRVDALCAILSQR, from the coding sequence ATGCGCACCGTGACAGTCGTGGGCCACCGCGGCGACCCGTACCGCGTCCGCGAGAACACCCTCGCCTCCATCGCCTCGGCCCTGGAGCGGGGCGCGGACGCGGTCGAGATCGATGTCCGGCCGACCCGGGACGGCGTGCCCGTGCTGCTGCACGACGGGACGCTGAAACGGCTGTGGTACTTCGACCGCCCGCTGGGCGCGCTTCCGTACGAGGAGGTGCGGGAGGTGTCCGGCGGCGGGATTCCCACCCTGCGCGAGGCATTGACGGTGGCCGGCCCGCACCGGCTGATGATCGATCTGCCCGGAGCCACCGAGGAGTCGGTGCGCGAGGTGGTGGGCACCGTTGGCGAGTGCGGTGCGGGCGAGCGCGTCTACTACTGCGCGGGCCCCCTCGCCATGCTGAGGGTCCGCGCCGCCGACCCGGGCGCCGAGATCGCGCTCAGCTGGACCTCCCCGGTCCCGCCGCGGCCGGTGCTGATCGACGCGGTGCGGCCGCGCTGGCTCAACTACCGCTTCGGGCTCGTGAGTTCGGAGCTGGTGGAGCGGATCCACCGGGACGGGATGCTCGTCTCGGCGTGGACCGCGGACACCGGGCGCACCATGCGCCGCCTGATCGAGCGGGGCGTGGACTCGATCACCACCAACCGGGTGGACGCACTGTGCGCCATCCTGTCCCAGCGGTGA
- a CDS encoding ABC transporter permease, with protein MTALAEAPAELPVRKTSARKRLVPYWLLLPGILWLIVFFALPMVYQASTSVQTGSLEKGFQVTWHFQTYWDAFKEYYPQFVRSLLYAGTATVLCLLLGYPLAYLIAFKAGRWRNLVLVLVIAPFFTSFLIRTLAWKTILADGGPVVHALGSLHVLDVTNWLGWTEGNRVLATPMAVVCGLTYNFLPFMILPLYTSLERIDSRLHEAAGDLYATPATTFRKVTFPLSMPGVVSGTLLTFIPASGDYVNAELLGSTDQKMVGNVIQSQFLRVLDYPTAAALSFILMAIVLVMVTVYIRRAGTEDLV; from the coding sequence GTGACCGCCCTGGCCGAAGCCCCGGCGGAGCTGCCGGTGCGCAAGACGTCCGCCCGCAAGCGGCTCGTGCCGTACTGGCTGCTGCTGCCCGGCATCCTGTGGCTGATCGTGTTCTTCGCGCTGCCCATGGTGTACCAGGCCTCAACGTCCGTGCAGACGGGGTCACTTGAGAAGGGCTTCCAGGTCACCTGGCACTTCCAGACGTACTGGGACGCCTTCAAGGAGTACTACCCGCAGTTCGTCCGCTCCCTGCTCTACGCGGGCACCGCGACCGTCCTGTGTCTGCTGCTCGGCTACCCGCTGGCCTATCTGATCGCGTTCAAGGCGGGCCGCTGGCGCAACCTCGTGCTCGTCCTGGTCATCGCGCCGTTCTTCACCAGCTTCCTGATCCGCACCCTGGCCTGGAAGACGATCCTGGCCGACGGCGGTCCGGTGGTGCACGCGCTCGGCTCGCTGCACGTCCTGGACGTCACCAACTGGCTGGGCTGGACCGAGGGCAACCGGGTCCTGGCCACGCCGATGGCGGTGGTGTGCGGACTCACGTACAACTTCCTGCCGTTCATGATCCTTCCGCTCTACACCTCCCTGGAGCGCATCGACTCCCGGCTGCATGAGGCGGCCGGCGACCTGTACGCGACACCTGCCACCACCTTCCGCAAGGTGACCTTCCCGCTGTCGATGCCCGGCGTCGTCTCCGGGACCCTGCTCACCTTCATCCCGGCGAGCGGCGACTACGTGAACGCCGAACTGCTCGGCTCCACCGACCAGAAGATGGTCGGCAACGTCATCCAGTCCCAGTTCCTGCGGGTCCTGGACTATCCGACGGCCGCCGCCCTCTCGTTCATCCTGATGGCGATCGTCCTGGTCATGGTCACCGTCTACATCCGCCGAGCCGGGACGGAGGACCTGGTCTGA
- a CDS encoding ABC transporter substrate-binding protein, with product MEQYEPDLPHALHSVTAGRGFLSAAQLAAIGRSVTNGRGALTRRSLLRASGVGALTVGSLATLSACGIPAATKENGTGPSNTDHSAQEKEINFSNWTQYMDISDDKKHHPTLDEFTRRTGIQVKYTEDINDNVEFFGKIKPQLAGGQDTGRDLIVLTDWLAARLIRLGWAQKLDPSHLPHAYANLSPQFRMPDWDPGRAYSYPWTGIPTVIAYNAKATGGKKVDSITQLLDDPSLKGRVGFLSEMRDSIGMTLLDLGKDPGNFTDADFDAAIGRLQKGVDSKQIRRFTGNDYTGDLVKGDLAACVAWGGDVTQLRADNPDIKYAIPAAGYMTSTDNLLVPAKARHQSNAEKLIDYYYDLPVAAKLAAFINYQCPVDGVRDDLAKIDPALAQNELILPDRAMTAKSHSFRSLSEAEETAYEQKFSKLIGA from the coding sequence ATGGAGCAGTACGAGCCCGACCTCCCCCACGCTCTCCACTCCGTCACAGCGGGGAGGGGCTTCCTTTCCGCGGCTCAACTGGCCGCCATCGGGCGCAGCGTCACCAACGGCAGGGGCGCCCTGACCCGCCGGTCGCTGCTGCGCGCCTCGGGTGTCGGCGCGCTCACCGTCGGCTCTCTCGCCACGCTGAGCGCCTGCGGCATCCCGGCCGCCACGAAGGAGAACGGCACCGGACCGTCCAACACGGACCACTCCGCCCAGGAGAAGGAGATCAACTTCTCCAACTGGACGCAGTACATGGACATCAGCGACGACAAGAAGCACCATCCGACGCTGGACGAGTTCACCCGCCGTACCGGGATCCAGGTCAAGTACACCGAGGACATCAACGACAACGTCGAGTTCTTCGGGAAGATCAAGCCGCAGCTCGCGGGCGGCCAGGACACCGGCCGGGACCTCATCGTGCTCACCGACTGGCTGGCCGCCCGGCTCATCCGGCTCGGCTGGGCGCAGAAGCTCGACCCCTCGCACCTGCCGCACGCCTACGCCAACCTCTCGCCCCAGTTCCGCATGCCGGACTGGGACCCGGGCCGCGCCTACTCCTACCCCTGGACCGGCATCCCCACCGTCATCGCCTACAACGCCAAGGCGACCGGCGGCAAGAAGGTCGACTCGATCACCCAGCTGCTCGACGACCCGAGCCTCAAGGGCCGCGTCGGCTTCCTGTCCGAGATGCGCGACTCGATCGGAATGACCCTGCTCGACCTCGGCAAGGACCCGGGGAACTTCACCGACGCCGACTTCGACGCGGCGATCGGCCGGCTCCAGAAGGGCGTCGACAGCAAGCAGATCCGCCGGTTCACCGGCAACGACTACACCGGCGACCTGGTCAAGGGCGACCTCGCGGCCTGTGTCGCCTGGGGCGGCGACGTCACGCAGCTGCGCGCCGACAACCCGGACATCAAGTACGCGATCCCGGCGGCCGGTTACATGACGTCCACCGACAACCTGCTGGTCCCGGCGAAGGCCCGGCACCAGAGCAACGCGGAGAAGCTGATCGACTACTACTACGATCTGCCGGTGGCGGCCAAGCTCGCCGCGTTCATCAACTACCAGTGCCCGGTCGACGGGGTCCGCGACGACCTCGCCAAGATCGACCCGGCGCTCGCGCAGAACGAACTGATCCTGCCGGACCGGGCGATGACCGCGAAGTCCCACTCCTTCCGCTCGCTCAGCGAGGCCGAGGAGACGGCGTACGAGCAGAAGTTCTCCAAGCTCATCGGCGCGTAA
- a CDS encoding gamma-aminobutyraldehyde dehydrogenase, whose amino-acid sequence MDTDNGNSNRFRPQDRFAAGAQYIGGRLRPGTSGRRHEVVDPATGEAVYAYELAGPADVDAAVAAAKEAFPGWAATAPGDRSAALHRLAGVLAERAEEFAQAESLQCGKPIKLTREFDVPGTVDNAAFFAGAARHLEGKSAGEYSGDHTSYVRREPIGVVGSIAPWNYPLQMAAWKILPAIAAGNTIVLKPAEITPLTSLLFAEAAKEAGIPDGVVNIVTGAGQDAGEHLVGHPDVVMTSFTGSTQVGKRVAEIATATVKRLHLELGGKAPFLVFDDADLEAAVHGAVAASLINSGQDCTAATRAYVQRPLYEAFVEQVAALMETVRLGDPFGADTDLGPLISHAHRDRVAEFVERARDYARIVTGGEAPKGDGAYYRPTLVVDAAQDSEIVQAEIFGPVLVVLPFDTDDEGIALANDTPYGLAASAWSRDVYRTGRATRELKAGCVWVNDHIPIISEMPHGGYRASGYGKDMSTYSFEEYTQVKHVMYDNTAVARKDWHRTIFGDR is encoded by the coding sequence ATGGACACCGACAACGGCAACAGCAATCGCTTCCGGCCCCAGGACCGCTTCGCGGCCGGTGCCCAGTACATCGGCGGTCGGCTGCGCCCCGGCACCTCCGGGCGGCGGCACGAGGTCGTCGACCCGGCCACGGGCGAAGCGGTGTACGCGTACGAGCTCGCGGGGCCCGCCGACGTCGACGCCGCCGTGGCCGCGGCCAAGGAGGCCTTCCCCGGCTGGGCCGCCACCGCCCCGGGCGACCGCTCGGCGGCCCTGCACCGCCTCGCCGGTGTCCTGGCCGAGCGGGCCGAGGAGTTCGCGCAGGCCGAGTCCCTCCAGTGCGGCAAACCCATCAAGCTGACCCGGGAGTTCGACGTGCCCGGCACGGTGGACAACGCCGCGTTCTTCGCGGGCGCCGCCCGGCACCTGGAGGGCAAGTCGGCCGGGGAGTACTCGGGCGACCACACCTCGTACGTGCGCCGCGAGCCCATCGGGGTCGTCGGGTCCATCGCGCCCTGGAACTACCCGCTCCAGATGGCCGCGTGGAAGATCCTGCCGGCGATCGCGGCGGGCAACACCATCGTCCTCAAGCCCGCCGAGATCACCCCGCTGACCTCGCTCCTGTTCGCCGAGGCCGCGAAGGAGGCCGGGATTCCGGACGGTGTGGTCAACATCGTCACGGGCGCCGGCCAGGACGCTGGCGAACACCTGGTGGGCCACCCGGACGTCGTGATGACCTCCTTCACCGGATCCACCCAGGTCGGCAAGCGGGTCGCCGAGATCGCCACGGCCACCGTCAAGCGCCTCCACCTCGAACTCGGCGGCAAGGCCCCCTTCCTCGTCTTCGACGACGCCGACCTGGAGGCCGCCGTGCACGGCGCGGTCGCCGCCTCGCTCATCAACTCCGGCCAGGACTGCACCGCCGCCACCCGCGCCTACGTGCAGCGCCCGCTCTACGAGGCCTTCGTGGAGCAGGTCGCGGCCCTCATGGAGACCGTCCGGCTCGGCGACCCGTTCGGCGCGGACACCGACCTCGGCCCGCTGATCTCCCACGCCCACCGCGACCGCGTGGCCGAGTTCGTGGAGCGGGCCCGCGACTACGCGCGGATCGTCACCGGCGGCGAGGCCCCCAAGGGCGACGGCGCGTACTACCGGCCCACCCTCGTCGTGGACGCCGCACAGGACAGCGAGATCGTCCAGGCCGAGATCTTCGGCCCGGTCCTGGTCGTGCTGCCCTTCGACACCGACGACGAGGGCATCGCGCTCGCCAACGACACCCCCTACGGACTCGCCGCCTCCGCCTGGAGCCGCGACGTGTACCGCACGGGCCGGGCCACCCGCGAGCTCAAGGCGGGCTGCGTCTGGGTCAACGACCACATCCCGATCATCAGCGAGATGCCGCACGGCGGCTACCGGGCGAGCGGCTACGGAAAGGACATGTCGACGTATTCCTTCGAGGAGTACACGCAGGTCAAGCACGTGATGTACGACAACACAGCGGTCGCCAGGAAGGACTGGCACCGCACGATCTTCGGGGACCGATAG
- a CDS encoding ABC transporter ATP-binding protein, translating to MTDSTAGGDVRLTGISKTYGSFTAVHPLELTVPQGSFFALLGASGCGKTTTLRMIAGLEEPTTGTVFLGDKDVTDLPPYKRPVNTVFQSYALFPHLNVTENIAFGLRRRGIKSVKKQVDDMLELVQLGDFAHRKPHQLSGGQQQRVAVARALINHPQVLLLDEPLGALDLKLRRQMQLELKRIQTEVGITFIHVTHDQEEAMTMADTVAVMNGGRVEQLGAPAELYENPQTTFVANFLGTSNLIEAEVAEKSGDDIVVTAGGAKLRLPSGRCSAPTSSGGKLLVGVRPEKISLAHRDDEGAVPDGRNRVTGRIVDSSFIGVSTQYLVDSPAGQGLSVYEQNVDRRAGLLPGAEVVLHWNPAHTFGLDAAQAIDAGVEKVEDAA from the coding sequence ATGACTGACAGCACCGCCGGCGGCGACGTTCGCCTCACCGGGATCAGCAAGACGTACGGCTCCTTCACCGCCGTCCATCCGCTCGAACTGACCGTGCCGCAGGGCTCGTTCTTCGCCCTGCTCGGCGCGTCCGGCTGCGGCAAGACCACCACGCTCCGCATGATCGCGGGCCTGGAGGAGCCGACCACCGGCACGGTCTTCCTCGGCGACAAGGACGTCACCGACCTGCCGCCGTACAAGCGGCCGGTGAACACCGTCTTCCAGTCGTACGCCCTCTTCCCGCACCTGAACGTCACGGAGAACATCGCCTTCGGCCTGCGCCGGCGGGGCATCAAGTCGGTGAAGAAGCAGGTCGACGACATGCTGGAGCTCGTCCAGCTCGGCGACTTCGCCCACCGCAAGCCGCACCAGCTCTCCGGCGGTCAGCAGCAGCGCGTCGCGGTAGCCCGCGCGCTCATCAACCACCCCCAGGTGCTGCTCCTGGACGAGCCGCTCGGCGCCCTCGACCTCAAGCTGCGCCGCCAGATGCAGCTTGAGCTCAAGCGCATCCAGACCGAGGTCGGCATCACCTTCATCCACGTCACCCACGACCAGGAGGAGGCCATGACGATGGCCGACACGGTCGCGGTGATGAACGGCGGCCGAGTCGAACAGCTCGGCGCACCGGCCGAGTTGTACGAGAACCCGCAGACCACGTTCGTCGCGAACTTCCTCGGCACCTCCAACCTCATCGAGGCCGAGGTCGCCGAGAAGAGCGGCGACGACATAGTGGTCACCGCGGGCGGCGCCAAGCTGAGGCTGCCCAGCGGGCGATGTTCGGCGCCCACCAGCAGCGGCGGCAAGCTCCTGGTCGGCGTGCGCCCCGAGAAGATCTCGCTCGCCCACCGCGACGACGAGGGCGCCGTCCCCGACGGCCGCAACCGCGTCACCGGCCGCATCGTGGACTCGTCCTTCATCGGCGTCTCCACCCAGTACCTCGTCGACTCCCCGGCGGGCCAGGGCCTTTCGGTGTACGAGCAGAACGTCGACAGGCGCGCGGGACTCCTTCCCGGCGCCGAGGTCGTCCTGCACTGGAACCCGGCGCACACCTTCGGCCTCGACGCGGCCCAGGCGATCGACGCGGGCGTGGAGAAGGTCGAGGACGCCGCGTGA
- a CDS encoding adenosine deaminase → MLRPRSAAGRPRPTMIPVRRRPTTPTARGPPRQTPWRTPMTDLHPFIAGLPKAELHVHHVGSASPRIVAELAARHADSKVPTDPEALADYFTFTDFAHFIDVYLSVVDLIRTPEDVRLLTYEVARDMARQNIRYAELTITPYSSTRRGIDERAFMAAIEDARRAAEAEFGTVLRWCFDIPGEAGLEAAAETARLATEDGVRPEGLVSFGLGGPEIGVPRPQFKPYFDRAIAAGLHSVPHSGESTGPQSVWDALIELRAERIGHGTSATQDPALLAHLADHRIALEVCPTSNLATRVVPDLDEHPIKEMVAAGVLVTINSDDPPMFGSDLNNEYAVAARLLDLDERGLADLAKNAVEASFLDPSGKAKLAAEIDDYTGKWLGR, encoded by the coding sequence ATGCTACGGCCCCGGTCTGCGGCGGGCCGCCCCCGGCCTACCATGATCCCCGTCCGGCGAAGGCCGACGACGCCGACCGCGCGAGGACCGCCGCGCCAGACCCCATGGAGGACCCCCATGACCGATCTGCACCCCTTCATCGCGGGGCTGCCCAAGGCGGAGCTCCACGTGCACCACGTCGGCTCCGCGTCCCCGCGCATCGTGGCCGAACTCGCCGCCCGTCACGCCGATTCGAAGGTCCCCACCGACCCCGAGGCGCTCGCCGACTACTTCACGTTCACCGACTTCGCGCACTTCATCGACGTCTACCTCTCGGTGGTCGACCTGATCCGCACGCCCGAGGACGTGCGCCTGCTCACCTACGAGGTCGCCCGGGACATGGCCCGGCAGAACATCCGCTACGCCGAGCTGACCATCACGCCGTACTCCTCCACCCGCCGCGGCATCGACGAGCGGGCCTTCATGGCGGCCATCGAGGACGCGCGCAGGGCCGCCGAGGCCGAGTTCGGCACGGTGCTGCGCTGGTGCTTCGACATTCCCGGCGAGGCCGGCCTCGAAGCCGCCGCCGAGACGGCACGCCTGGCCACCGAGGACGGCGTACGCCCCGAGGGCCTGGTGTCCTTCGGGCTCGGCGGCCCGGAGATCGGGGTACCCCGCCCGCAGTTCAAGCCGTACTTCGACCGGGCCATCGCCGCCGGCCTCCACTCCGTTCCGCACTCCGGCGAGTCGACCGGCCCGCAGTCGGTCTGGGACGCGCTGATCGAGCTGCGGGCCGAGCGCATCGGCCACGGCACCAGCGCCACCCAGGATCCGGCGCTCCTGGCGCACCTCGCCGACCACCGGATCGCCCTGGAGGTCTGCCCGACCTCCAACCTGGCGACCCGGGTGGTGCCGGACCTGGACGAGCACCCGATCAAGGAGATGGTGGCCGCGGGCGTCCTGGTGACCATCAACAGCGACGACCCGCCGATGTTCGGCAGCGACCTCAACAACGAGTACGCCGTCGCCGCCCGCCTCCTGGACCTGGACGAGCGGGGCCTCGCCGACCTCGCGAAGAACGCCGTCGAGGCGTCCTTCCTCGACCCGTCGGGCAAGGCGAAGCTCGCCGCCGAGATCGACGACTACACGGGGAAGTGGCTGGGCCGCTGA
- a CDS encoding NADAR family protein, protein MTGVTGNEDRLGELIAQARSGARIKFLHFWGHTPQRDGSLGPSCFSQWWPSPFTVEGVEYATAEHWMMASKARLFKDADAERAALTAANPALAKKAGRLVRGFDESVWQRERYGIVLAGSLHKFGQDAALREYLLATGDRVLVEASPMDRIWGIGLAADAPQAADPERWRGLNLLGFALTEARERLR, encoded by the coding sequence ATGACAGGGGTCACGGGGAACGAGGACCGCCTGGGCGAGCTGATCGCCCAGGCCAGAAGCGGTGCGCGCATCAAGTTCCTGCACTTTTGGGGACACACGCCGCAGCGGGACGGCTCGCTCGGGCCGAGCTGCTTCAGCCAGTGGTGGCCCTCGCCGTTCACGGTCGAGGGCGTCGAGTACGCGACGGCCGAGCACTGGATGATGGCGTCCAAGGCTCGCCTGTTCAAGGACGCGGACGCCGAGCGGGCGGCGCTCACGGCGGCGAATCCGGCGCTGGCGAAGAAGGCCGGGCGGCTGGTGCGCGGCTTCGACGAGAGCGTGTGGCAGCGGGAGCGGTACGGCATAGTCCTGGCCGGCAGCCTGCACAAGTTCGGCCAGGACGCGGCGCTGCGGGAGTATCTGCTGGCCACCGGGGACCGGGTGCTCGTCGAGGCGAGCCCGATGGACCGGATCTGGGGCATCGGCCTGGCGGCCGATGCGCCGCAGGCGGCGGATCCCGAGCGCTGGCGGGGGCTGAACCTGCTGGGCTTCGCGCTGACGGAGGCCCGCGAGCGGCTGCGCTGA
- a CDS encoding sensor histidine kinase: MGTERLTARLRAANGWAVDIGLALLVQVAMSIPFVVARPDGLRPATWADYALTSLAVLPLVWRRRAPVAVTLAVLAAGATYKLTLDGPGQPLPYPGLVALYSVAALSPVRKRVSVAVLVAVLIVPSVALNTEDAKELMFSFFVFGAAYVLGRLTHTRQAYTAAVEDRAAQLERANRIEAEQATARERARIAREMHDILSHAVSIMIVQAEAGPVAVRAAPARAEAAFEAISETGRDAMVQLRRMLGVLREETTPDAPRDPQPGTAALPALVERVSLGGGPSIAYETKGTARPLPQATETTVYRIVQEALTNAVKHATATAVFIQLKYSARELTITVRDDGGGPGTTPAPGTAPGPGTGHGLIGIRERAAAHGGTASAGLGPDGRGFEVRAVIPLTTTASIASSAEVGR; encoded by the coding sequence GTGGGCACGGAACGCCTGACGGCACGGCTGCGGGCGGCGAACGGGTGGGCCGTCGACATCGGGCTCGCCCTGCTGGTGCAGGTGGCGATGTCGATCCCGTTCGTCGTGGCGCGGCCCGACGGGCTGCGCCCGGCCACCTGGGCGGACTACGCCCTGACCTCGCTGGCGGTGCTGCCGCTGGTGTGGCGGCGCCGGGCCCCGGTCGCGGTGACGCTCGCGGTGCTTGCGGCCGGAGCGACGTACAAGCTGACCCTGGACGGGCCCGGTCAGCCGCTGCCCTACCCGGGGCTCGTCGCCCTCTACTCGGTGGCCGCGCTGTCCCCGGTGCGCAAGCGGGTCTCCGTCGCGGTGCTGGTCGCGGTGCTGATCGTGCCCTCGGTGGCGCTCAACACCGAGGACGCCAAGGAGTTGATGTTCTCCTTCTTCGTCTTCGGTGCCGCGTACGTGCTCGGGCGGCTGACCCACACCCGGCAGGCCTACACCGCGGCCGTCGAGGACCGCGCGGCGCAGCTGGAGCGGGCCAACCGGATCGAGGCCGAGCAGGCCACGGCGCGTGAACGGGCCCGGATCGCGCGGGAGATGCACGACATCCTGTCGCACGCCGTCAGCATCATGATCGTGCAGGCGGAGGCGGGCCCGGTCGCAGTGCGGGCGGCGCCGGCGCGGGCGGAGGCGGCGTTCGAGGCGATCTCCGAGACGGGCCGGGACGCGATGGTGCAGCTGCGCCGGATGCTGGGGGTGCTGCGGGAGGAGACCACTCCGGATGCCCCGCGTGACCCGCAGCCGGGCACGGCGGCGCTGCCCGCACTGGTCGAGCGGGTCTCGCTGGGCGGCGGCCCCTCGATCGCGTACGAGACGAAGGGCACGGCCCGCCCGCTCCCCCAGGCCACCGAGACGACCGTGTACCGGATCGTGCAGGAGGCTCTGACGAACGCGGTGAAGCACGCGACGGCCACGGCCGTCTTCATACAACTGAAGTACTCCGCACGGGAGTTGACGATCACGGTCCGGGACGACGGAGGCGGACCCGGCACCACACCCGCGCCCGGCACCGCGCCGGGCCCCGGTACCGGCCACGGCCTGATCGGCATCCGCGAACGCGCGGCGGCGCACGGCGGGACCGCTTCGGCGGGCCTGGGCCCGGACGGCCGGGGGTTCGAGGTCAGGGCCGTGATCCCACTGACCACCACCGCCTCGATAGCCTCCTCGGCGGAGGTGGGGAGATGA
- a CDS encoding DUF4190 domain-containing protein has product MSDNTQQPSGGPEPRDPWAPPERKVPLDKPPVHDQQTVLSIPGTPGDGQSGAPAQGATPQAPAPGAHPAAPGQNAPGPGFGGPMGPPPASGRQMPMGPPQMPGQPAPGNYGYPAYPQQPAQGYPGYPGQPSYGYPGWTGMPAPQNGFGTAAMVLGIAALAIMVCTWGVAGIVLGVLALIFGLLGKGRVTRGEANNRGQALAGIIMGAIGIVLGVLILIAMIVLVVNAPVHHTTTNYDDYGTFLSLAASAR; this is encoded by the coding sequence ATGTCAGACAACACCCAGCAGCCGTCGGGAGGCCCGGAGCCCCGCGACCCCTGGGCTCCGCCGGAGCGCAAGGTCCCGCTGGACAAGCCGCCGGTGCACGACCAGCAGACCGTCCTCTCCATACCCGGAACCCCCGGTGACGGCCAGAGCGGTGCCCCGGCCCAGGGAGCCACCCCGCAGGCCCCGGCGCCCGGCGCCCACCCGGCCGCGCCCGGCCAGAACGCCCCCGGTCCCGGCTTCGGAGGACCCATGGGACCGCCGCCCGCCTCCGGCCGGCAGATGCCGATGGGACCGCCGCAGATGCCCGGCCAGCCCGCCCCCGGCAACTACGGCTACCCCGCCTACCCGCAGCAGCCCGCCCAGGGCTACCCCGGCTACCCGGGCCAGCCCTCCTACGGCTATCCCGGCTGGACCGGGATGCCCGCCCCGCAGAACGGCTTCGGCACCGCGGCGATGGTGCTCGGCATCGCCGCTCTGGCGATCATGGTGTGCACCTGGGGCGTCGCGGGCATCGTGCTCGGTGTGCTGGCCCTGATCTTCGGTCTGCTCGGCAAGGGCCGGGTCACCCGAGGTGAGGCGAACAACCGGGGCCAGGCCCTCGCGGGCATCATCATGGGCGCGATCGGCATCGTGCTCGGCGTCCTGATCCTGATCGCGATGATCGTGCTCGTGGTCAACGCCCCCGTCCACCACACCACCACCAACTACGACGACTACGGGACCTTCTTGTCGCTGGCGGCCTCGGCCCGCTGA